A region of Maribacter algicola DNA encodes the following proteins:
- a CDS encoding TonB-dependent receptor domain-containing protein: protein MRLRDYSIVLFFLVTFSAFGQISFTGKITDGNGKPVPDAEIYIKQLERLETTDSNGRFLFENMAAGNYSLVIFAYEFEIKEEELVIGDSTALNFELERIRAQNLSEVVLTQKREQIFELKQLKKVDGTAIYAGKKSEVVLMEGITGNLAANNARQVYGQVVGLNIYDNGDAGLQLNIGGRGLDPNRTANFNTRQNGYDISADVLGYPESYYTPPAEALEEIQVVRGAASLQYGTQFGGLVNFKFKTPNPLKKIEWVSRQTVGSYDLKTSFNSLGGTSGKISYYTYFNYKEGNGFRPNSNFNSRNYYAHLGYQISDRTKLTLETTFLDYLAKQPGGLTDAQFIEDPTFSNRNRNWFDVNWKLFSARLDHKFSTNTDFSLNVFGLDASRSALGFRTNRVSQQDDLEEPRELLADNFRNWGAEARLLTRYKLGESQSALLLGSKIYRTNNDQRQGPGSAEADPDFNFADAEFPNYERQSQFEFPNANLAFFGENVFNISQKLTLTPGFRLEHIKTKSLGSYKNIVLDLAGNPLLNEDISDNREFNRTFLLLGLGATYKLNPSIEIYGNFSQNYRSVTFSDIRVVNPSFQVDENIQDEDGFTADSGFRGRFNNILSYDVSAFGLLYDNRLGEILKNETRTNAAGEEVETGRVIRFRGNIGTAFIYGLESFSNWSIKETFFPSVEKLKMNYFLNLALTESEYLSSQSTNVEGNKVEFISAVNLKTGLNFGYANLLGSIQYTYLSDQFTDATNAPQDVNDNQRGIEGEIPAYDILDFSLSYSYKKWKLEAGINNVLNNSYFTRRATGYPGPGILPAEPRTFYTTLQFKI from the coding sequence ATGAGATTAAGGGACTATAGTATTGTACTGTTTTTTTTAGTGACTTTTTCGGCCTTTGGACAAATTAGTTTTACTGGGAAAATAACTGACGGAAATGGCAAGCCTGTTCCGGATGCCGAGATCTATATAAAGCAGTTGGAGCGTTTGGAAACAACCGATTCCAATGGACGCTTTCTTTTTGAAAATATGGCGGCTGGAAACTATAGCCTTGTAATTTTCGCATATGAATTTGAGATTAAGGAAGAAGAATTGGTAATTGGGGATAGTACAGCCTTGAACTTTGAATTGGAGCGGATACGCGCACAAAACCTATCAGAGGTGGTGCTTACCCAGAAAAGAGAACAGATCTTTGAATTAAAGCAGCTCAAAAAAGTGGACGGCACCGCCATCTATGCTGGCAAGAAGAGTGAAGTTGTGTTAATGGAAGGAATCACGGGAAATTTGGCGGCCAACAATGCCAGACAGGTATACGGTCAGGTTGTAGGGCTTAATATCTACGATAATGGCGATGCGGGATTACAGTTGAATATTGGGGGTAGGGGGCTCGATCCCAATAGGACGGCAAATTTCAATACCAGACAGAATGGTTATGATATTAGTGCGGATGTTCTTGGATATCCTGAGAGTTATTACACACCCCCGGCAGAAGCCTTGGAGGAAATCCAGGTGGTAAGAGGTGCTGCTTCGTTGCAGTATGGAACCCAATTTGGCGGCCTGGTAAATTTTAAGTTCAAGACCCCAAATCCCTTAAAAAAGATAGAATGGGTGAGTAGGCAGACGGTGGGTTCCTATGATTTAAAAACAAGCTTTAACAGTCTGGGAGGCACTTCGGGCAAGATTAGCTATTATACCTACTTTAATTACAAGGAAGGAAATGGTTTTAGGCCCAATTCCAATTTCAATAGCAGAAATTACTACGCACATCTGGGCTACCAGATTTCGGATAGGACAAAGTTGACTTTGGAGACTACATTTTTGGATTATTTGGCCAAACAGCCCGGTGGACTCACGGACGCACAGTTTATAGAGGACCCTACTTTTAGCAACAGAAATAGAAACTGGTTTGATGTGAACTGGAAATTATTCTCCGCGCGGTTGGATCACAAATTTTCGACCAATACGGATTTTAGTTTGAATGTATTTGGATTGGATGCTTCCCGAAGCGCTTTGGGTTTTAGGACCAATAGGGTGTCCCAACAGGATGACCTTGAGGAACCTAGGGAACTTCTTGCGGATAATTTTAGGAACTGGGGTGCCGAAGCTCGATTGCTTACAAGGTACAAGCTAGGCGAATCCCAGTCCGCATTACTCCTTGGGTCAAAGATCTACAGAACCAATAACGACCAAAGACAAGGGCCAGGATCTGCCGAAGCAGATCCGGACTTTAATTTCGCCGATGCCGAATTTCCCAATTATGAAAGACAGTCCCAGTTTGAGTTTCCCAATGCAAACCTTGCATTCTTTGGCGAGAATGTCTTTAACATATCTCAAAAGCTTACGCTTACCCCTGGTTTTAGATTGGAACATATAAAAACGAAAAGCCTTGGTAGCTATAAAAACATTGTACTTGATTTGGCGGGAAACCCATTGTTGAACGAGGACATATCGGACAATCGGGAATTTAATAGGACCTTTCTATTATTAGGTCTGGGAGCAACCTATAAATTGAATCCAAGCATTGAAATCTATGGTAATTTTTCCCAAAACTATAGGTCTGTGACCTTTAGTGACATCAGGGTAGTAAACCCTTCCTTTCAAGTGGATGAAAATATCCAGGATGAGGATGGTTTCACTGCCGATTCGGGATTTAGGGGGAGGTTCAATAATATATTGTCCTACGATGTGAGCGCATTCGGTTTGCTTTATGACAATCGGTTGGGAGAGATTTTGAAAAACGAGACACGCACAAATGCCGCCGGTGAGGAGGTTGAAACGGGTAGGGTTATTCGTTTCCGAGGAAATATCGGAACAGCCTTTATCTATGGCCTGGAAAGCTTTTCAAACTGGAGTATAAAGGAAACTTTTTTTCCGTCGGTCGAAAAATTGAAAATGAATTACTTCCTTAATTTGGCCCTAACGGAATCAGAATACTTGTCCTCTCAAAGCACCAATGTGGAGGGAAACAAAGTAGAATTTATATCCGCAGTTAATTTAAAAACGGGCTTAAACTTTGGATATGCCAATCTTCTGGGCAGTATTCAATATACCTATTTGTCCGATCAATTCACGGATGCCACAAATGCACCACAGGACGTGAACGACAATCAAAGGGGTATAGAAGGTGAAATACCAGCCTATGATATTTTGGATTTTTCCCTGTCCTATTCCTATAAGAAATGGAAGTTGGAGGCGGGAATAAATAATGTCCTTAATAATAGTTATTTTACCAGGCGGGCAACAGGCTACCCGGGTCCAGGTATACTGCCAGCGGAACCAAGGACTTTTTATACCACCTTACAATTCAAAATTTAA